GTTTTCCCGCTCCCCTCCCCCCGTCGGTCCGCCACTCCCGCGGTGGCCGCATTACGGCGAAGGTTGCGGGCCGCAGTCTGCGCGCCCCTGACGCGTGCACAGGTTGTACGTGGCGCGAGCCGACCAAAATTCGATGATGTGTTCAGCGTGCCCCCAGGAGCGAAGCGACTTCGAGGACAGCGACCGGCTGCCGACCCGGTGGTCGAGCCCAGCCACGAGAAGGCGCCCCGTCTCCGCATCCACGATCCGGGTTTCAACCGCGGCCTCTCCGACGAATATGGGCTTGTCGGAGATGAGGTCGCTCATACGCATCAAAAGCCGTGCTTGCGGGATAACGTTGGAGAGGATGTCCGGAGCAACCGAACGCTCTGTCGCGCGGACCAGGGCCACCGTGACGCGGAACGTGCCGGGCCCGGGCATTCGCACCATCTCGTAACGCTTCGCGAGAGTCGCGTGAAGGAAGTCGTAAAAGTAGTCGGCGAGATACTGCATGTCGATCTGGGACACGCCGCCTTCGTCTTCTTCCTCGTCTCGCCAGATCATCACTGGGTCGAGGAGGATTCGGTCGTAGCGGGCCCAGTCGACGTTGGGCGCAACGTAGAGCTGCTGGGCGAGATCATCGCGCCCGGTTGGGCGAAGCAGCCCGTCTTCGATGAGAACCGTGTCCACGTGCGGTTGAGAAGCCGGCTGCGAGGCGGCGCACCCGAGCAGGGCGAGCAGTGGCAGCATCGCGAGAGACCATCGCGGCAAAATGTTTGGCGCGAAGGTCCGGCAGTCTGGTTTCCGCTCCTCGGGGTCATTTTGCGCCCACATGGCCTTGCTCCTTTCATGTTCGATTGAAATTTTCCAGACCCGAGCCAAGGAAGCGGACGGGCGTCGCCTCGGCCGGCTAGACCCGAAAACTGGACCTCGCTCGAGGCTTCGCGGTGGCGGCTACCCGTCGACCTGGGAATATTGGCCGATCATTCTTCTTATCGTCATTCTATTTTTTGATCATCTCTTTGATATTCCTGATTTAATATGCGTAACGCCCAAAGCAGCAGTGCGTAGCATACGCCAGCCTTTTCTTGTTATGTGCGGGCTTCATTCCGAGCGCTCATTATTGTGAGATCTCACTGCAAAATCATTAGCTACCGGCTTGCCCGTGCGCTCCTCTATCAGCGAGCGAACATCGTACTGTGGGAGCGAATCAGTTAGACGATATCGCGCGGCTCGTCGCGTACCAGGAGGGTGCTCTCGACCTGCGGAGGAGTGGAGAGGACGTCGCCGATACTGATGCTGTCGGAGAGGTGGTTTACGACCCAGACTTCGCCGTTCGAGCGCGCCGTCACCGCCACCGGCTCGAGTCCGACGGACACCGAGTCGCTGTGCACCAGGGTGCCGCCCTGGATCTCGAAGATCTCGAGCCGATTGTCCGGCGTATTGACCGCGAAGAGGCGCGTGCCGTCGGGGGACATTGATAGGGGCCGAACGTGACCGCTCTCGAAGGCAACAAAGGACTGTGCCTTCGCGGGGGTCGTCGTGAACGACAGCAAGAGGGATCCGACAGCGCAAACAAAGACCGTCCGGGTGAGATTGCATCGTGGCAAGTGGATTTTCTTGCTCCTGGAGCTACTTTTCTGCCGGCCCCTCGTCCACTTGCCAATCGCGGCGCTAGCACTGCCCTGTCACCGATCTTCTGCCAAAACCGGGAACCCTTGTTGCAGGTGCAGGCACCGCTTCTGTTGCGAGGGTGGTGTTCACGAACGTCCCGTCAGTTGCCGATAGTACCTGCCGATATGCATTGCACGGAAGGCCCGGCCTGGAGTACCCTCGTGGACCGGCCGAGAGAACCACAGATGGATTCGACCGAACCCGAGCCAGCAATGGGAGAGATTCGCCAGTGACGTCCCTCGAACGACGGAGGCTGGAAGCCCGCGCTTCCGGTCGCGGCACGGGCCGGCGTGCTCGATGCGACCCGTCACGTCTCCGCGTCTTCTCGTTGGCTCCCGCGATGACATGACGGACGACTCTGCGGAGCTGAGCTTCCTGCGCTCCTCTCTGGTTCCGGAGAGTCCGGTATTCGACAATTCCAACTTCCTCTCGTGGTTCGGTGAGCTCCGGGACTCGAACGGCCTTCGGGTGCGCCCGATTCGGTTCGACGAGATGGACCGATGGGGCTTCGAGCCGAGCACCCGGAACCTCGTGCACAACTCGGGCCGCTTCTTCCGAATTGAGGGACTTCGCGTCGAAACCAACTTCGGCGACGACCACCATTGGGACCAGCCTATCATCAACCAGCCGGAGATAGGGATCCTGGGGATTCTAGCGAAGCGCTTCGGCGGTATCCTCCACTTCCTGATGCAAGCGAAGGCAGAGCCGGGGAATTGCAATGCCCTACAGCTCTCCCCCACCGTCCAGGCGACCCGGAGCAACTACAGCCAGGTCCACGGCGGACGGGTGCCGGACTATCTCGAGCACTTCACGGCGGCACCTCTCGAGCGGCGGCTGGTCGACCAGTTGCAGACCGAGCAGGGCAGCCGGTTCCTGAAGAAGCGCAACCGGAACATGATCGTCGAGACCCTCGACGAGGTTCCCGTTCGGGACGGTTTCCGTTGGCTCACCCTGGGTGAGATCAAGAGGCTCCACAGTTTCGATAACTTCGTGAACATGGACGCGCGGTCGGTAATTTCCTGTATCCCCTTCCTCAATCGAAAGCGGGGTCCGGCCGATCTATCCGAGGCACGAGGGCTCGCGGGCTTCGCAAAGGACTTGCTCGAGTCTGTCCACGCGGAGGACCGCGCGGTGTACACCATGGACGCTCTGTTGGCCTGGATCACCGAGATGAAGACCCGCTTCGAGCTCAGAACGGAAACCATCCCTCTCGGAGAACTGAGGAGCTGGAACATCACGGAGCGCGCGATCGCCCACGAGTCGGGTCGGTTCTTCTCCGTGATCGCCGTCGACGTGGAGGCGGGAATGCGGGAGGTAGCGCGCTGGACCCAGCCGATGCTCAGGGACACCACCGCCGGCCACCACGGGTTCATCACCCAAAAGCACAAGGGCGTTCTGCACTTCCTGGTACAAGCGAAGGTCGAGCCCGGAAACATCGACGTTGTCGATCTCGCCCCTACCGTCTCGTTGTCGAATACGGAAAGCCGCCGAGCGAACGCGCAGGCCTTCCCGTTCCTCGATCGCTTCCTAGATTCACGCCCGGACGAGATCCGCCACTCGACGATCCAATCGGAAGAGGGCGGACGCTTCTTCCAGTTTCTGAACCACAACGTCATCCTCGAGGTCGGTGCCAGCGAGGTGCTCGACGTGCCGGACTATTACACCTGGATGACTCTGGGACAGCTCCTCGAGTTCCTGAGACACGGCTACCTCTGTGTAGACTCACGGACCCTGTTGTCGTGCCTGAGCTGGGCCTGAGGAGTCGCGCACGGTGCGAATCCTGATTCTAGGCGACTCTGCGATCGCCCGGAAACGCCTCCTCCCGGCGTTGGCCACACTCTCCGAGGTCACCGGCGTCGAGGTCGCCTCTCGCAGCGCGTCCGGTGCGGCCTTCTCGGACTATGAAAGCGCGCTGGCGAAGAGCGACGCCGATCTCGTCTACGTGTCCCTGGTGAACAGCTCTCACGCCCTCTGGGCCGAGCGCGCACTCGACACTGGCCGCCACGTGGTCGTGGACAAGCCGGCGTTCCTTGAGAGGGAGCAGGCGGAGCGGCTGGTCGAGCTCTCCCGCAGCCGCCGGCTGTGTCTTGCGGAGGCAACCGCCTACACCCGACACCCGCAGCTAACCGCAATCCGCGACCTTTTCGTCCGTTCGGGAGACGCCCCGAGGAGCATCGTGGCCACCTTCTCGTTCCCACCCCTCGACGCCGAGAACTTCCGCTATCGAAAGGCGCTCGGCGGTGGTGCACTTTACGACCTCGGCCCTTATGCGGTGTCTCCCGGTCGGCTGTTCTGGGGCGAGCGCCCCGCGGAAGTGGAGTGTCGAATCCTGTCGACCGCCGGCCCCGACGACGTCGAAACTTCGTTCAGTGTCCTCATGATCTATACGGGAGGACGCGCACTCGTAGGCCAGTTCGGCTTCGCCACGGCCTATCGCAACCGCCTTTCGCTATTAGGGAACCATCGCTGCGTCGACGTGGACCGGGTCTTTACAACCCCCGCGAGCCTCGACAACGAGCTGCGGGTGTCGCAGGAGGGCGAGGTGTCCGTCGTCAAGACACCAGCGGCGGACTCCTTCGCGCTCTTCATGAAGGAGGTACTCGCGAAGATCGCGACCCGCGATCTGGAGGGCCTGCGCGCCGAATTACTCGAGGATGCTCTGTTGCTCGAACGGATGCGGCGCTCTGCGCTAGAAAGTTAGCCATCATGTCGATCCGTGTGTGGAGCTACCTCGAGGAGTACGAAGCGGAGAAGGCCGAGATCCACGAGGCGATCGAGCGCGTTCTCAAGTCCGGCAGCCTGATCCTCGCGAGTGAGGTCGCCGCCTTCGAAGAGGAGTTCGCGGGCTACTGCGGCGCCGCATACGGCGTCGGGGTGGCCAACGGCACCGATGCCATCTTCCTCGCGTTGAAAGCCCTGGGGATCGGCGAGGGAGACGAGGTCATCACCGTTTCCAACACGGCGGTGCCGACGGTCTCCGCGATCGTCTCCGCGGGAGCCCGGCCCCGCTTTGTCGACATCGATCCGTCCACCTATCTGATGGACTGCACAAAGGTCGAGGACGCCGTCGGGGAAAAGACGCGATGTATCCTGCCCGTCCACCTCTACGGCCAGTGCGTAGACATGCCTGCGCTGAGAGCCATCGCCGACCGGCACGATTTGAAGCTGCTGGAGGACTGTGCCCAGAGCCACGGCGCGAGCCTCCGGGGAACGAAGGCGGGGGCCATGTCCGATGCCGCCGCCTTTTCGTTCTATCCCACCAAGCTCCTAGGAACCTACGGCGACGGCGGGATGGTCTTGACCAGCGATCAGAACACGCGGGAGAAGCTCCG
This genomic stretch from Candidatus Binatia bacterium harbors:
- a CDS encoding DUF3313 domain-containing protein, which produces MLPLLALLGCAASQPASQPHVDTVLIEDGLLRPTGRDDLAQQLYVAPNVDWARYDRILLDPVMIWRDEEEDEGGVSQIDMQYLADYFYDFLHATLAKRYEMVRMPGPGTFRVTVALVRATERSVAPDILSNVIPQARLLMRMSDLISDKPIFVGEAAVETRIVDAETGRLLVAGLDHRVGSRSLSSKSLRSWGHAEHIIEFWSARATYNLCTRQGRADCGPQPSP
- a CDS encoding NDP-hexose 2,3-dehydratase family protein; this encodes MTDDSAELSFLRSSLVPESPVFDNSNFLSWFGELRDSNGLRVRPIRFDEMDRWGFEPSTRNLVHNSGRFFRIEGLRVETNFGDDHHWDQPIINQPEIGILGILAKRFGGILHFLMQAKAEPGNCNALQLSPTVQATRSNYSQVHGGRVPDYLEHFTAAPLERRLVDQLQTEQGSRFLKKRNRNMIVETLDEVPVRDGFRWLTLGEIKRLHSFDNFVNMDARSVISCIPFLNRKRGPADLSEARGLAGFAKDLLESVHAEDRAVYTMDALLAWITEMKTRFELRTETIPLGELRSWNITERAIAHESGRFFSVIAVDVEAGMREVARWTQPMLRDTTAGHHGFITQKHKGVLHFLVQAKVEPGNIDVVDLAPTVSLSNTESRRANAQAFPFLDRFLDSRPDEIRHSTIQSEEGGRFFQFLNHNVILEVGASEVLDVPDYYTWMTLGQLLEFLRHGYLCVDSRTLLSCLSWA
- a CDS encoding DegT/DnrJ/EryC1/StrS family aminotransferase yields the protein MSIRVWSYLEEYEAEKAEIHEAIERVLKSGSLILASEVAAFEEEFAGYCGAAYGVGVANGTDAIFLALKALGIGEGDEVITVSNTAVPTVSAIVSAGARPRFVDIDPSTYLMDCTKVEDAVGEKTRCILPVHLYGQCVDMPALRAIADRHDLKLLEDCAQSHGASLRGTKAGAMSDAAAFSFYPTKLLGTYGDGGMVLTSDQNTREKLRRLRFYGMEGRYYAQEHGYNSRLDELHAAILRSKLGHLDGYIARRREIAERYDEMLEQTSLVLPKTAPGNEHAYYLYVVSHGQRDVLISELARREIHVNVSYPWPIHTMMAYQSFGEGPGSLPVSEAAAGRIFSLPMYPALSDEAQSTVVQAIRELAPAV
- a CDS encoding Gfo/Idh/MocA family oxidoreductase; the protein is MRILILGDSAIARKRLLPALATLSEVTGVEVASRSASGAAFSDYESALAKSDADLVYVSLVNSSHALWAERALDTGRHVVVDKPAFLEREQAERLVELSRSRRLCLAEATAYTRHPQLTAIRDLFVRSGDAPRSIVATFSFPPLDAENFRYRKALGGGALYDLGPYAVSPGRLFWGERPAEVECRILSTAGPDDVETSFSVLMIYTGGRALVGQFGFATAYRNRLSLLGNHRCVDVDRVFTTPASLDNELRVSQEGEVSVVKTPAADSFALFMKEVLAKIATRDLEGLRAELLEDALLLERMRRSALES